The genomic stretch TTAACTGGCTCTATGCTGATGTTTTGCGGGGGGTTATTCAGGCTATAGGGGAAACCCCTTTTCGCCTGGAAATGCGAACAATAGACGCGTTAAGTGAAATCCGGTCCATTGCCAGGGAGTGTGACGGCATCCTGGCATTCAACACTGAAGATCCAGAATATGCCGCGGCGGTTGCTGAAACGGGTATTCCTTACGTCTGCGCTCACCACACCGAGATGCTTTCGGGTTTTTCCCGCTGTTCCACAGATAACTTTGCTGGAGGCCGGCTGATGGGAAGGGCTTTTCGTTCAGCCGGTTGTCAGCGGGCGGTGTATGTAAGCGGACATCTGGACGAGGTAGAGGCTCATCGCTTGAGGCTGAAAGGCTTCCGGGAAGGCTTCGGCCGAGAAGTCTCGCTGATTGAGACTTCCGTGGGTATTGACGGCGGCGTGGAGGCCGCCAGGATCATTGCTTCTGAAATCCACGGGGGAGGCATTGATGCTGTCTGTGCTGTGAACGACCTTACCGCTCTGGGTATCCTGCGGGGTTTGGGAGAGCTGCATGTAAAGGTCCCGGATGACTGTATTGTCGCCGGATACGATAATCTTCCGGTAGACCTGGGCCTGCCCTATAAAATTCCCAGTGTGGATTTACAGCTTGGGACCCTTTACCGGAAAGCAGTCGCCGGGCTTTCCGCTTATGTGTACCGGGGAACTCCCTGCAATTCCAGCCTGAAGCCTCAGCTTATTCCCGGCAGTCTGCTTGACCCGCCCGGTTTCTCCTCATAAAATGTGCGGTATGGCTCTCTACCGCTTAAAAAACACGATTCAGCATTATCCTTGGGGATCTCCTGGCATGATACCTGATTTGATGGGGATTCAGAATCCTGAAGGCAGCCCCTGGGCCGAACTCTGGATAGGGGCCCATCCAAAAAGTCCCTCTCTGGTGGAGACTGAATCCGGTTTTGTGCCCCTGAATCAGTTCATTGTGGAGGATCCTGTCCGGCGGCTTGGAAAGCCTGCGGCGGAACGTTTCGGCGGATTGCCTTTCCTGTTCAAGATTCTGGCTGCCCGGACACCCCTTTCTATCCAGGCGCATCCTGCCATGGATGCCGCCCGCAGGGGGTTTGAACGGGAAAACGCCGCAGGAATCCCAATGGATGCTTTTGAGCGCAACTACAAGGATGACAATCATAAACCAGAACTCCTGCTATCCCTTGGGGATTTTTCTGCTCTTCTTGGGTTCCGAACCATGGAGGAGATACAGAACCTGGCGGAAGTGCTTGGAATCCCGGAGTACCGGCGTCTTATTACGGATGCCCGGGGGGACCTGAAAGGTTTTTTTCTGGCTCTGATGAATTACCCGGGGCCGGAAGACTTGATTGCCGACATAGTCTCAGCGGCAAAGGAACTGAATGCTAAGGAATTCAGCTGGGTTCGTAAACTCGCGGCCTCTTACCCCGGAGATATCGGTGTCGCCGCACCCCTCTATATGAATATCCTGGATCTTCGTGAAGGGGAGGCGATTTATCTTGATGCAGGAAAGATCCATGCCTATCTGGGAGGGCTTGGGCTTGAGCTGATGGCCAACAGCGATAACGTCCTGCGGGGAGGACTGACTTCCAAGCATATTGATCTTGCTGAACTAAGCACGGTACTGGACTTTTCTGCGGAAAATCCGACCCTCTTCCCGTCGGTTTCTGGTGCTGATAATTCTATACTCTACCGGCCTCCGGTTGATGAGTTTGTCCTTTCACGTTTTGATCTTACGGATGGTCTCTCTCTGAACTGCGACAGCAGCGGATCCTGCGCGATCCTTCTTTGTACCAGCGGCAGAATCCGGGTGGAGGGAGAGTTTGATCTTGTTCCGGGGGATTCCCTCTTTGTAAGCGCCGACCAGGAAAACTGCAGTCTGGAAGGTGCCGGTACAGTATTCCGCGCGGGGGTACCGTAATAATGGTTATCTGGCTAGATGCTGACTCTCTTCCCAGAAAGGTGCGGGACATTGTCTCCCGGGCCGCCTGCAAGGAGGGAATCGCGGCGGTTTTTGTGGCCAACCGGGCAGTGGATTTTGAACCCTGCGCGTTGTGCAGCATGATTGTTGTGGAGGGAGACCAGAGCGCCGACGATTACATCGTCGAATCTGCAGGAGCCAACGATATGGCCGTTACCCGGGACATTCCCCTGGCTGCCCGGTTAATCGAAAAGGAGGCGGTGGTTATAAACGACAGAGGGGACCGCTTTGACCGGGACACCATTGCAGAAAGGCTTTCCCAGCGTAACTGGAATCTGGCACTGAAAGAGGCGGGTTTGTCCTCTTCCGGCACCAGAAGCTACAGTGCGGCGGAGGTCAAGCGCTTTGCCGATCGTTTTGACCGGGAACTGCGTCGACATGGGATCCGTTAACGGCTTATATCTGGGCACCTCTAAAAACTACTCTTTTACCCATATCCTGCGTCGTCAAGATTTCCCGCAGACCTCTCCTGCACCAAAATAATATTCGGTGCAGGATGCGGGTGCTACAAAATCTTCCTCCTTGACTACGGCAAAAATACCACGTTTTTAGAGGTGCCCATATGTTTACACAATTCGGACCTGAAAACGCTGATCCAGCTTATCTTTGAGTATCTTTTCTATGAATCCCAGGGTCCCGACACCGGAAGCGGGGCAGCTGATGCATGCTCCTTCGTAGGTGATTTCGATCACAGGACCTTCGTCTGTACTATCGAGATCAAGAATTTGTACATTTCCGCCGTCCTGTTTAAGAGATGGACGTATCTCCGCATCAAACAGAGCTTCCACCGCCTTGGCCTGCTTAAAGGGACTCAGCTCGGCGAAAGGATGTTCGGCACTGACCAGGGTTTCCTCTTCTATCCTGGCCCGGGTTTCCTTGAGGATGTCCACCAGGTAGTACTTGCGGCTCTCGTGTCCTCCGGGGCGAATGCAGGATTTACAGAAGGCTCCTGCTTTGGTATAGGCGGTGATCTCTTCTACGGTTTTAAGATCGTTCAGTCGGATTACCTCCTGGATGGTACCCAGACTGACCCGGGCGCATTCACAGACGATCTCCTCCTCTTCCAGGGAACTCAAATCCACCCCTTTGAACTTGGCGACGGCAGCTTTAATGACGTCGTAGGCCATTACCGAACAGTGCATCTTCTGGGGTGGAACAGCCGGCACATCCGGTGAATCACGCATAGCATGTTCAACATCAATATTGGTTATCTTGACCGCCTCATCCACGGTTTTTCCGATGCAGAGTTCTGCCATCATATCGCTTGAGGCAATGGCGGTACCGCAGCCGAAGCTCTTGAAGCTGGCTTTGACAATCTTTCCCGAGTCCTTTTCCACCGCCCAGTAGAGCCGTACCGCGTCGCCGCAGCTTTCCGCTCCGTAGTCTGCAACCACAAGTTCCGCATTTAAGGCCGCGGCCTCATCCTCACTGATTGCCCCCAGATGACGGGGGTTATTCATTAGGTCGGCCACCTTGCCGGAATACTGGTCCCAGAGGGTGCCGCCGATAAGATCTCCTTTTGCCATGATCTCTCCTCTTGTACGGTCGCCATCGGACGGTTCCCGTCCTCCGGCTCCGCTCAGCCTCGTTCAGGGACGGCAGAGCCGCCCCTTCGCTCTTGTACGGTTGCCATCGGACGGTTCCCGTCCTCCGGCTCCGCTCAGCCTCGTTCAGGGACGGCAGAGCCGCCCCTTCGCTCTTGTACGGTCGCCATCTCGGATGGTTCCCGTCCTCCGGCTCCGCTCAGCCTCGTTCAGGGACGGCAGAGCCGCCCCTTCGCTCTTGTACGGTCGCCATCGGACGGTTTCCGTCCTCCGGCTCCGCTCAGCCTCGTTCAGGGACGGCAGAGCCGCCGCCCCTTCGCTCTTGTACGGTTGCCATCGGACGGTTCCCGTCCTCCGGCTCCGCTCTGCCTCGTTCAGGGGCGGCAAAGCCGCCCTTCGCTTTTAACTGTAGGTGCTGGAAATGCTCCGCAGCCGTTGTACTATTTTCCTGATTGTCTCTATTGTATAATCTATTTCTTCATCCGTAGTAAATCGGCTTAAGGTAAAACGGACCGCCGTGTGGGCCAGATCCGGCCCAAGGTTCATTGCCCGGAGGGTTGCATCGGCCTCCAGGTCCTCTGAGGAGCAGGCGCTTCCAGTACTGGCTGCGATACCGTTGGTGTTCAGGTCCCACAAAAAGGCCTCTCCTTCTATACCCTTAAAGCTGATAAGGATGGTGTTCGGTGTCCGGTTCTCCCGCCGTCCCAGAATTATGGTATCCGGAATATCCATAAGAGCGTCTTCGAGTCTGTCCCGCTGCGCCCGGACCTTCGTGTTCTCGTACTCCAGGGCCTCCGTGGCCAGCTTTATGGCCAGTCCCATTCCCACAAGATAGGCTACATTAACGGTGCCTGCCCGTTTACCTCCCATCTGTTCTCCCCCATGGAGCAGTGTAACCGAAGGTACTCCTCTTTTAGCAAAAAGACCGCCCACACCCTTTGGGCCGTGAAACTTGTGAGCGCTGAAGGTGAGGTAATCGCAGCCGATCTCTCCCACATTCACCGGAATTTTGCCTGCCGCCTGTACCGCGTCCGTATGGAAAAGGGCACCCAGTTCATGAGCAGCGCTGCAGAGTTCTTTAATGGGGTTAATCAGTCCTGTTTCGTTATTGGCCCACATTATGCTGACAAGATCTGCGCTGCCATGAGAGACATGCTCCTTAAGAATTTCAGACGTAACCAGGCCCTGTGCATTTACCGGCAGCCGGGTTACCCGGGCCCCCATGGACTCCAGCCAGTCGGCAGTGTGGGCTATGCTGGGGTGTTCAATCTGGCTTGTAACCAGATGAAAGGGTTTGTTCTCCGTAAGTCTTTGGGTCCAGATTCCTTTAAGTACGGTATTGTTTCCCTCGGTAGCGCAGCCGTTAATTATAATGTCATCCTGATCAGCCGCGCCGATTCCCTCATAGAGCCGGTCAAGGGCGATGCGCATTTCCGGATGCACCTCGGTACCGAAACTGTGCAGAGAATTGGGATTGCCGTATTGCTGCAGGTAATATGGATCCATGGCTTGTTTGACCTTAGGATCCACCATTGTGGTTGCATTGTTATCGAGATAAACCCGTTCCATATGTCATCTTCCTTGAACTGTTATGATGATTGGTAGAAGATACTGAACAATTACCCTGATGAAAAGTCCCGGTCTGTCCAGTACATATATAATATACATTATCTAAATAGTAATGTATATACCAGAAGCAGAAGTAGTAAAGGAACAATCTATCTTCCCGGACTTGTGTGGTACATCTTTCCGGGGTATTCTTCCTGCACAAACGCAACAAGGAGCCTGTCATCGTGGCCTATAAAGGACTGACCCTTCGTCTGACGGGGTTTGTTACCCTCTTTATTCTGTCTCATTTTTCACACCATCTGCTGACTGCACTGGTGATTCCCATGCTTCCATTTATCCGCGATACATTTGCTCTTTCCTATACTGGCGCCGGGCTGGTGGCTGCGGCTTTTAACTTTTCCAATGGCCTCGGTCAGCTGCCTGCCGGCTGGCTGGCCGATAAGGCAGGCCCTCGAAATGTCATGACTATCGGTCTTGCAGGGGTCGCCCTGGCTGGAGCATTGGTAGGCATCTCCTCCGGCTTGCCTCTTCTTATTGTTTTTCTGGTACTCATGGGCCTTGCAGGGGGAGGGTACCATCCGGCGGCGCCTCCCCTGATTATCGGTGCGGTGGGGCAGGCCCATAGAGGAAAAGCCCTGGGTTTCCATGTAATCGGCGGCTCCTTAAGCCATTTTATCTCCCCGGTGATCGGGATCAGCCTGGCAGTGCTCTGGGGCTGGCGCGGTGCGTTTCTTGGAACAGCTCTGCCGGTGTTTACTTTTGGTATATTCTTTTATATTTTCCTTGGAAAAATCAGTATAGGAGCAGCCTCCAAACCATCCGAAACCGCCGGTGCGGCTTCGGAATTGCCTGATGCACCGGCTGTCACACATATCCATGCCTCAACTGCTCCGCTCAGGGAATGGAAAAAGAACCTCAGGCTTATTGCATTCCTGGCTTTAACCAGCACCGCTACATCCTTCGGCCAGGCCTGTATTACATTTTCTCCTATGGTTATGCTGGATTTCTTCCACGTAAGCGAGAAGGCGGCGGCTTTAACCCTGTCTGTGATCTATTCTGCGGGGTTCTGGGTAGCACCTATCAGTGGTTTTGTTTCCGACAGGGTGGGCCGGGTGTCGGTCCTGGTAGCCATGAGCCTGCTGCTAATTCCGGTAATTGGACTGGTAACCCTCGTTCCCTATAGTCTTTTTACCTACATACTGATGATGGGATATGGAGTTGTCCTGTTTGCCCGAATGCCGGTTTCGGAGGCTTTTATTATCGAGACCGTTTCAACCAGGAAACGGTCGACGGTGCTGGGAATCTATTACGCCGCCGGAATGGTCGGCGGCGCGACCTTGACGCCACTGATCGGTATGGGGATTGACCGTTACGGTTTTCAAAGCGCTCTGACAGTCACTGCGCTAATATACTCCGCTCTGGTCACGTTGTTCATATTCCTGCTGGGGATTTCCAGTAACCGGGCACCCAGGAACGTGATGGTAGAGCGGCAGTGATCATTCATACTCCTGCTCGGGAATATTGCTCAAGACAAAAAGCAGGTTTTGCAGATCTCCCGCAATAGTACGCAGTCCTGGCAGGTAATTTCCAAGGGTCGCTTCCGCAGGCTTGGCCATTCCAGCAGCACAAGGGAACTCTCCTTTGAATGTTCTTCAATAACCGTACATAACTGCTGCTTTTCCGGGTTGGGAACAATAAAAATCTCGCCCTGCATTCTCAGTTCCTGCAAGGTAGACTCGAGTTTCAGTTCCGCCGCCGGAATGTCAGCGATGTTGGGAACGATGGTGCCTAAGCGGATTCTATTGTGATAAGGGGAATTCCGCTGAATAAGATGGGCCAGAAACAGCATCAGCCGGACATTCTGCTCCTGTCCTCCCCACCAGACAATAACCGGAGAAGAGCTGAAATGCGAGGGAACAGTACCCCGCTTGAACAGCATAATGTTCTTGTCCAGGGCGCTCAGGCCCATTAACATGCGGGCATATTCCTTGTCCTGTTTTGTTCCCGAAGGAAAACCAATCATGACACTGTTATATGCACCGCCGGCAAAGGCAGCTGCCTGAGAGGCGATCAGGATTCCGTCAAAAAGGTTTCCCGTCTCCACCAGGGTGGTAAATATGTTCCTGTGATGAAGGGTTTCGCTGAATAAGCTCAGTTCATGCAGCAGTTCTTCTCTGGATTGTGATGAAGCAGGATCGTGAACAGCGTAGATTGCCAGGGCTCCGCTGTGACGGGTAAAGAGGGCGGCCAGGGTGATCTTCTCAGCGTGATTTGCTATCTCAGCCGCAAAAACCTGAATCAGGGGGCGCCAGTTTTTACCTGACCGGCTGCGAGCCTTTGTCAGCCGGCGGGAGACTGCAAAAAAAAGGCCGGTCCAGAATCCCTCCCATATACCCGGACTGCCGGGATCGAGATTCCGGGCACGAATACTCAGCAGAAAAAAGACCAGCACAACCAGGGCCAGGGCAATAAGGGTCGCGATGGTATTTATCAGGAACATTACACCGAAGCATGCCGTGGCTCCTGCAAAGCTGATCCACCAGGGAATGCTGATGGATGGTCTGAAGGAAGGATTGCTCACAAGTTTTTCCATGCCGGCAGCCAGATTCAGGACACCATAGGTGGTGAGAAAAAACATGGTCAGAACTTCTGCGACAGCATTCAGGTTTCCCAATAGTATTGCCGCTACGGCGATAAGAACTGAGAAGAACATTCCAAGTATTGGTTCCTTTGTTTTTCCAACCCCGGAGCCGAATATCCGCGGCAGTGCTCCGTCTTTTCCCAGTGCCTGCATGGTCCTGGGAGCTGCCAGCAGTACCCCAATTGCAGAGCTCAAGGTGGCGCCGAATACCCCAAAAGTAACAAATATGGGCCAGCGGGAAGCCTGAACCAGGGATGAAGAGGCAAACAGATTATCCCTGGCTACCGAAAATGCGAGCATTACCGGAACCAGAAGGTACACGATAAAACCGGCGACCACAGCGGCGAGGGTCCCCCGGGGGATACTTTTTGCGGGATTCTTCAGGTCTCCCGACATGGAAACCCCCGAGAGAATTCCGGTAACCGCGGGAAAGAAGACAGCAAAAACTCCCCAGAAGTTTACTCCTTCCAGGTAAGAAGGTTTGAGATTGGAAAACTTCGGCCGAAAGCCTGCCGTAATGGAGACGAAGCTGAGAAGAATGAAGGTCAGAATAACATACTGGATCCTGACCATAAAACTGGCACCAATCAGGGCCAGCAGAGTAAGAATGGCAAGGGTAATCAGGGCAATGATCCGGATATCCCAGGAGGGCACCACGTTCGCCAGGGATTCCGAAAAACCGATTATGTACAGGGCGATTGATAGAGCCTGACTCAAGTAGAGGGGAATACCTACGGCTCCTCCCGGCAGGAATCCCAGTACCCTGTTGATCATGAAATAGGCGCCCCCGGTCTCCATCCGCTCATTGGACCCGATGCTTGAAACCGATAAGGCGGTAATAAAGGTAATTATATTCGCGAGAACAACAATTGTCAGTGTTCTGTATAATCCTGCGTTTCCGACAATCCAGCCGAAACGGAGATACATGATGACGCCGATAATTGTCAGGAAACTGGGAGTAAAAACACCGCCGAAGGTCCCCAGCGTGCGGAGACGGGTCTCCTCTGGCGATTGTTCACTTGCAGCCGGATCAAATTCCGCGTTGACTATTGTCCGGCCATCCACAGATCCGCGGTTTTTTTCCATCTTCCTGGACCAGCTTTTCAGCTGTCGGAGAACCTGCATGCCCTGCTCTCGTAGACCCATCTTCAGCTCCGTTTTTTTGGCAATGGTGGTCTTAAAATTCCGCGGATTTCACGGTCCGGGGAAAGGGGATTACGTCGCGAATGTTCTGCATTCCAGTTATATATTGAATAAGACGCTCAAAACCGAGGCCGAAACCGGAGTGGGGTACGGAGCCGTATTTCCGCAGGTCAAGGTACCAGCGGTAATCCTCTTTGTGCATACCCAGCTCGTCCATGCGGCTCTCAAGTTTTACCAGATCGGCCTCACGCTCTGATCCACCGATAATCTCGCCGAGCCTGGGCACCAGTACATCCATGGCCCGTACGGTTTTGCTGTCTTCGTTCTGCTTCATGTAGAAGGCTTTGATCTCCCTGGGATAGTCGGTAACGATCACCGGACCCTTGTAGACCGTCTCGGTTAAAAACTTTTCATGCTCAGATTGAAGGTCTGATCCCCACTGAACAGGAAAGTCGAAGGAAGCGCTTCCGGAGTCTTGTGCTTTTTCCAGTTCCTCCATGGCGTCAGTATAGCTTACCCGGGCAAACTCCTTGGTAACAACATCTCCCAGTACGTCAATTATTCCCTTCTGGACCCACTGGTTGAAAAAGGCCATGTCTTCGCTGCACTCCTTAAGGACAGTGGAAATAATGAACTTCAGGAACTCTTCGGCCAGGTCCATGTTGCAGTTGATGTCGCAGAAGGCCACCTCTGGTTCGATCATCCAGAATTCTGCCAGGTGCCGGGTGGTGTTGGAGTTTTCCGCCCGAAAGGTGGGTCCAAAGGTATAGACCTTGCCCATGGAGAGTGCGTAGGCTTCTGCTTCCAGTTGTCCGGTTACGGCCAGATAGGTTGGACGGCCGAAGAAATCGCGGCTGAAATCGGTTTTTCCTTCTTTCCGGGGAGGATTCTCCAGGGGTAATGTGGTCGCCCGGAACATCTGCCCTGCACCTTCGGCATCCACCCCGGTAATTATCGGGGTATGGATGTAAAAAAAGCCTCGTTCCTGAAAAAAGCGGTGAATGGCGAAACTCATGGCATTGCGTACCCTGGCAACAGCCCCGAAGGTGTTGGTCCTGGGGCGCAGATGGGCTATCTCCCGTAAGAATTCGAAGGAGTGACGCTTTTTCTGAAGAGGATAACTCTCCTGGGGGGCGTCGCCGTAGAGACTGATTCCTTCTCCCTGAATTTCCACCGCCTGTCCAGAGCCGGGAGATGAAACCAGTGTTCCTGTAATGTGAACACCTGCACCGGTGTTGACCTTCGCAAGAGTTTCTTCGTTCCAGCTGCCCAGCTCCTTGTTGATAACCGCCTGGATTGTGTTGAAGCAGGAACCGTCGCTCAGGGCCAGGAATATCAGGTTCTTTGAGTCGCGTCTGGTTCGGACCCAGGCATCCAGGCATATCTTCTGCTCCCTGTCCGGGGTGGCCAGCAGCTCTTTTATACTGGGGGATAGGCTCTTTGAGTTTTCTGGCATCGGGTTCCTCCTTGGAGTACTAAGTAGGTCTAAGAAATATCACAGGAGTAAAGACGGGTCAAGGAGAGCAAAAAGTGAACGGACCACAGCAACGCAGTGGTCCGTTCAGTGTACGAAAAGGAGGTCCTGTATGCTTAACCTGTTCCGGAATTGCTCCGGTATAAATATCGTTGGTATACATGCCTTGAGCAGTACCAGGAATTTTCGATACTGTCGATCAGCCCGATATTTATCAGGGACATACCAATGTCAAGAAAGCGCTGAATCGTGCTCTCTATACTATTCTTTATATCACCGATATTTATCATATACAGAAATCATTCTGTCTTGAATCTTGATACTTCACGGACAAGGACATCGGTAGAATCACTCAAGTCAAAAGCAACCTGTTTTACCGATTCAGTTGTAAGTGTTATCTCTTTAATCCCGCTGTTTATTTCAGTAATGGCCGAGGCAGCTTGCGCAGACCCGTCGGAGATAAAACCCATGCGTTCAGAAAGCCCGTTTGTTTCGCTTCTCATTTGCGCAGCACCTTCCCGTGTATTCGAAGAAACTCCCTGAAGCGCCGTCATGGAATCGAGTATTTCCTGGCCGCCACCCCGTATCTCATCCATATTCATTTTTATTTCGGTAAATACCCGATTTACATCTTCAATGCGGCTGAAAATCAGTTTGTAGCTGTCCTTTGCTTCCTTGCTGGTAGTATCAGCCTTGTCGATTCTTCCCTCCACATCTTTCAGTACAAGATCAATCTCTTTAGAGTTTTTTGATGTCGATTCGGCTAGTTTACGGATCTCTCCGGCAACGACTGCAAACCCCTTTCCAGAATCCCCGGCATGGGCAGCTTCAATGGCCGCGTTCATGGCCAGCAGGTTAGTCTGCTCAGCGATGGAAGATATTATACCGGTAATATTTTTGACAATACCCAGATTTTCCTTAATAGAATCTACCGCCTTAACTGCAGATTCCAGTTTTTCATACCCGTCCTTACCCCGCATAAGTAATTCATCCGCAGTATTCTTCTGCCGTATAGTAACCTCCGAGATATTGCCGATTCCCGTTATCATCTGGTTTATCGCAGAAGAGGATTCTTCCACCATGCTCGCTTCATTATCTATTTGATCATCAAGATTGATTATCTCATTCTGCATCTTTTTGATGCCCTCATCCGCCTTCGCTACGGTCTCGTTGAGAAACGATATCGTTTTACCGATGCTTTGCAGATTCGCCGATATTTAATCCACCGCGCTCGATACCTGCGTACTTCCTGATGCGAGTTCGTTTTTCATCCCGGCGTTTTTTTCAGACACATTTTTTACCGTAATAATACTGTCTTGGAGGTTTTCCATAAAAGTATTGAAATTACGGGACAGGATACCGAATTCATCCTGCTTTTTTACTGTCAAACGCAAGGTTAAATCGCCATTCCCTTCCATGATTTCCCATAATCCCGTACTTATTTTCGATACGTGTTTAAAGATGCCAAAGTGAAAGAAAAGCACCTGTATGATACTCAGAAGGACGATTATCCCGCTCAGCAATAACAAAAAGTTTTTTGACTGGGCAAGGTTATCGTCTATCTGCTTGGTATTGACAAGAAGAAAGCCTGCAATCTTATGAACAAGCAGCTTTAAGGAGTTCTGCATTTCCGAGAACACATCATGCATTTCGCCCCGAAACAGCAGATGCTCGGCTTCCGTCCAGTCGCTTTCCGAACCATATGTCAACTCGATGAAATAATCGAATGAATCGTACCAATCCTGCCAATTTAAATAAAACTGGTCGATAATCTCGTTAAAATCATCGTCGTCCCAGGCGATCGTATCTTTGAAAAGATTAAATGTTTCAAGCACTTCATCTCTCTTGATCGATTCGATATGCATTCTCAGCTCATTCGCGACAGCATTATTTGAACGCAACGCGTAAATCAGGGTCAAGGCGTCCTGGTTGATATCATACGTCTGTTCAATCGTCGAATACAGGTATTCGGTACCTTTAAACTGCGTATTATTCAGAAAATGCATGTGTTCATTAAATCGGGCGTATGTTACATAAGAGAACACAAGCAATCCGAATATAACCGCAAGATAACCGCCGAAAACTAGCGCTAATTTCGTCTTGACCATACATCCTTCCTG from Marispirochaeta sp. encodes the following:
- the asnS gene encoding asparagine--tRNA ligase, encoding MPENSKSLSPSIKELLATPDREQKICLDAWVRTRRDSKNLIFLALSDGSCFNTIQAVINKELGSWNEETLAKVNTGAGVHITGTLVSSPGSGQAVEIQGEGISLYGDAPQESYPLQKKRHSFEFLREIAHLRPRTNTFGAVARVRNAMSFAIHRFFQERGFFYIHTPIITGVDAEGAGQMFRATTLPLENPPRKEGKTDFSRDFFGRPTYLAVTGQLEAEAYALSMGKVYTFGPTFRAENSNTTRHLAEFWMIEPEVAFCDINCNMDLAEEFLKFIISTVLKECSEDMAFFNQWVQKGIIDVLGDVVTKEFARVSYTDAMEELEKAQDSGSASFDFPVQWGSDLQSEHEKFLTETVYKGPVIVTDYPREIKAFYMKQNEDSKTVRAMDVLVPRLGEIIGGSEREADLVKLESRMDELGMHKEDYRWYLDLRKYGSVPHSGFGLGFERLIQYITGMQNIRDVIPFPRTVKSAEF
- a CDS encoding methyl-accepting chemotaxis protein, whose protein sequence is MVKTKLALVFGGYLAVIFGLLVFSYVTYARFNEHMHFLNNTQFKGTEYLYSTIEQTYDINQDALTLIYALRSNNAVANELRMHIESIKRDEVLETFNLFKDTIAWDDDDFNEIIDQFYLNWQDWYDSFDYFIELTYGSESDWTEAEHLLFRGEMHDVFSEMQNSLKLLVHKIAGFLLVNTKQIDDNLAQSKNFLLLLSGIIVLLSIIQVLFFHFGIFKHVSKISTGLWEIMEGNGDLTLRLTVKKQDEFGILSRNFNTFMENLQDSIITVKNVSEKNAGMKNELASGSTQVSSAVD
- a CDS encoding methyl-accepting chemotaxis protein yields the protein MQNEIINLDDQIDNEASMVEESSSAINQMITGIGNISEVTIRQKNTADELLMRGKDGYEKLESAVKAVDSIKENLGIVKNITGIISSIAEQTNLLAMNAAIEAAHAGDSGKGFAVVAGEIRKLAESTSKNSKEIDLVLKDVEGRIDKADTTSKEAKDSYKLIFSRIEDVNRVFTEIKMNMDEIRGGGQEILDSMTALQGVSSNTREGAAQMRSETNGLSERMGFISDGSAQAASAITEINSGIKEITLTTESVKQVAFDLSDSTDVLVREVSRFKTE